A DNA window from Chlamydia felis Fe/C-56 contains the following coding sequences:
- the glgA gene encoding glycogen synthase GlgA → MKIIQAAVEFAPFIKAGGLGDAVYSLSKALSASHDVEVLLPFYPCIFPTVSSQVIDEKVFAYEFLGRQHASSISYSYEGMILTVITLDSQLELFSTSTIYTQDDTLRFSAFSAAAAAYIQKLNHVDIVHMHDWHTGLLPGLLKEPNRQHYPKRIFTIHNFSYRGYCSTQLLGASGISEFGLSNYQLFRDPQVSVLLKGALYCSDYITTVSPTYAQDILHDYSDYEMHDAIMARRHVFRGILNGIDDNIWNPETDSSLVANYGKNLLDSPEILFTKKEENKVALYEKLGMSPEHSPLLCIISRIVEQKGPEFMKAAILHAMENGYAFILVGKCYDEETQRKFSNLQESLTMSPNVRIILDYNEPLARLLYGAADMLCIPSHFEPCGLTQLIGMRYGTVPLARATGGLADTVTPGINGFTFSHADNFNDFFRMLSQAVTTYRHEPDVWFQLVEEGMLRSSGLSTMAMHYLEIYNSLL, encoded by the coding sequence ATGAAAATCATACAAGCTGCAGTAGAATTCGCTCCTTTTATTAAAGCTGGTGGATTAGGAGATGCTGTCTATAGTTTATCAAAAGCCTTGTCTGCGAGCCACGACGTCGAAGTCCTACTTCCCTTCTACCCCTGCATATTTCCTACTGTTTCTTCTCAAGTAATTGATGAAAAAGTTTTCGCCTATGAATTTTTAGGAAGACAACACGCCTCTTCTATTTCTTATTCATATGAGGGAATGATTCTTACGGTGATTACATTGGATTCACAGTTAGAGCTTTTCTCAACATCTACCATCTACACTCAGGATGATACGCTACGCTTTAGTGCTTTTTCTGCTGCTGCTGCTGCCTATATTCAAAAATTAAATCACGTAGATATTGTGCATATGCATGACTGGCATACGGGACTTTTGCCAGGCCTGTTAAAGGAGCCCAACAGACAACATTATCCCAAAAGAATTTTTACAATTCACAACTTTAGTTATCGAGGCTATTGCAGCACACAATTACTAGGAGCCTCTGGGATAAGTGAGTTTGGCTTGAGCAATTACCAGTTATTTAGAGATCCCCAAGTTAGCGTATTGCTAAAGGGAGCTTTATATTGTTCTGACTATATTACAACAGTATCTCCTACATATGCTCAGGATATTCTTCACGACTACTCTGACTATGAAATGCATGACGCTATCATGGCTAGACGCCATGTTTTTAGAGGTATTTTGAACGGTATAGACGACAACATATGGAATCCAGAAACAGATTCCTCTTTAGTCGCGAACTACGGCAAGAATTTACTTGATTCTCCCGAAATCTTATTCACGAAGAAAGAAGAAAACAAAGTAGCCTTGTATGAAAAATTAGGGATGTCTCCTGAACACTCCCCTTTGCTGTGTATCATTTCTCGGATTGTGGAACAAAAAGGTCCTGAGTTTATGAAAGCTGCTATTCTTCATGCCATGGAAAATGGGTACGCTTTCATCCTTGTGGGGAAATGTTATGATGAGGAAACACAAAGAAAATTTTCAAATTTACAGGAATCTTTAACCATGTCCCCAAATGTTCGAATCATTTTGGATTATAACGAACCTCTAGCCCGATTACTATATGGTGCTGCGGATATGCTGTGTATTCCTTCGCATTTTGAACCCTGTGGCCTTACCCAACTGATTGGAATGCGTTATGGAACCGTACCCTTAGCTAGGGCTACTGGAGGCCTTGCTGACACCGTAACCCCAGGCATTAATGGTTTTACCTTCTCTCATGCAGACAACTTTAATGATTTCTTCCGTATGTTATCTCAGGCAGTTACTACCTACAGACACGAACCCGATGTGTGGTTTCAACTTGTAGAAGAAGGTATGCTTCGATCTTCGGGGCTGTCAACTATGGCTATGCATTACCTAGAAATTTATAATTCCCTATTATGA
- a CDS encoding 50S ribosomal protein L25/general stress protein Ctc yields the protein MELVVTSRETDKKSLLKKIRQTGGIPAVIYSGGKSVANIVVDAHVFSKFLSGLESGALSSTIFSLSYEGRIIRALVKDIQYQVTTYQVIHLDFEELIEDRDVKLNIPIRCINAVDCVGVKLGGSLRQVIRALRVVCKPKDIVPFLELDVRSLGLSQTRKLSDINIPAGLRPITPLKEVVVTVSRR from the coding sequence ATGGAGCTCGTAGTTACAAGTCGCGAGACTGATAAAAAATCTTTGCTTAAAAAAATTCGTCAAACAGGAGGCATTCCTGCTGTTATTTATTCCGGCGGAAAGAGCGTGGCAAATATCGTTGTTGATGCTCACGTATTTAGCAAATTTTTATCTGGCCTAGAAAGCGGTGCGCTATCTTCTACAATTTTTTCTTTATCTTACGAAGGTCGTATAATTAGGGCCCTAGTTAAAGATATTCAATATCAAGTGACCACATATCAAGTGATCCATTTAGATTTTGAAGAACTTATAGAAGATCGTGATGTGAAATTAAATATTCCAATTCGCTGCATTAATGCTGTGGATTGTGTTGGCGTGAAATTAGGTGGATCCCTAAGACAGGTTATCCGTGCTTTGCGCGTTGTATGTAAACCTAAAGATATTGTTCCTTTCTTAGAATTGGATGTTCGCTCATTGGGATTGTCTCAGACAAGAAAATTGTCCGATATTAATATCCCTGCAGGACTTCGTCCTATTACTCCTCTTAAGGAAGTTGTCGTAACAGTATCTAGAAGATAA
- the pth gene encoding aminoacyl-tRNA hydrolase — protein sequence MTMLVVAIGNPGRQYTWTRHNIGFLCADRLLQEFSGVHFKETPKLFSDIAKVESSQGTVIFIKPRTYVNLSGKAVLAVKEYYNIATDRILVLADDVNQPFGKVRLRQSAGGGGHKGIKSITQSLGSNDYWQLRLGVGRPQREDVELSDFVLGQFTEEEQIGIQSLFIEAWALFSQWCSGTQTA from the coding sequence ATGACGATGCTGGTTGTTGCCATAGGAAATCCGGGACGTCAATATACATGGACGCGACATAATATAGGGTTTCTATGTGCAGACAGGCTGCTTCAGGAGTTTTCCGGAGTGCATTTTAAAGAAACTCCGAAATTATTTTCCGATATCGCCAAAGTTGAATCTTCCCAAGGGACTGTGATTTTCATTAAACCTAGGACCTACGTCAATCTAAGCGGTAAGGCTGTTTTAGCAGTTAAGGAATATTATAATATTGCAACGGATCGTATTCTAGTTCTCGCTGATGACGTGAATCAACCTTTCGGTAAAGTTCGTCTTCGCCAAAGTGCTGGTGGTGGCGGACACAAAGGGATAAAAAGTATCACACAAAGCTTAGGTTCTAATGATTATTGGCAGTTGCGTTTGGGTGTCGGTCGACCTCAAAGAGAAGATGTAGAATTGTCAGACTTTGTTCTCGGACAATTTACTGAAGAAGAACAGATTGGAATACAATCTTTATTTATCGAGGCCTGGGCGTTATTTTCTCAATGGTGTTCCGGGACTCAAACTGCCTAG
- the rpsF gene encoding 30S ribosomal protein S6: MKEKTTQLYEGAYVFSVTLSEEARRKALEKVTSGIINYGGEILKIHDQGRKKLAYTIRGAREGYYYLIYFSVVPGVIAELWKEYHLNEDLLRFLTLKTDAVKEVLEFASLPE; encoded by the coding sequence ATGAAAGAAAAAACAACCCAACTTTATGAAGGAGCGTATGTATTTAGTGTTACTCTGAGTGAGGAAGCTAGACGCAAAGCTTTGGAGAAGGTAACTTCAGGCATCATAAATTATGGTGGCGAAATTCTAAAAATTCATGATCAGGGACGCAAAAAATTAGCGTACACTATTCGTGGAGCTAGAGAGGGTTACTATTATCTTATCTATTTCTCAGTAGTTCCTGGAGTAATAGCTGAATTGTGGAAAGAATATCATCTCAATGAAGATCTTCTTAGATTCTTAACCCTTAAAACTGATGCGGTCAAAGAAGTCTTAGAGTTCGCATCGTTACCAGAATAA
- the rpsR gene encoding 30S ribosomal protein S18 produces the protein MNKPVHNNEHRRKRFNKKCPFVSAGWKTIDYKDTETLKKFITERGKILPRRITGVSSRFQGILTLAIKRARHIGFLPFVGED, from the coding sequence ATGAATAAGCCTGTTCATAATAATGAACACAGAAGGAAGCGTTTTAATAAGAAGTGTCCTTTTGTTTCCGCAGGTTGGAAAACAATCGATTACAAAGATACGGAAACTTTAAAAAAATTCATTACGGAAAGAGGTAAGATCTTACCCAGAAGAATAACAGGTGTCTCTTCCCGCTTCCAAGGTATTCTTACCCTAGCTATTAAGAGAGCGCGTCATATAGGGTTTCTACCTTTTGTAGGAGAAGATTAA
- the rplI gene encoding 50S ribosomal protein L9 — MKQQLLLLEDVDGLGRSGDIVTARPGYVRNYLLPQKKAIIAGAGTLRLQAKLKEERLLRAAEDRAESEKLAELLKDLVLEFQVRVDPDNNMYGSVTISDIIAEAAKKNVILTRKNFPNAHYAIKNLGKKSVPLKLKEGVTATLFVEVSSESAYIAVLNQQSSQEQTVAAEELE, encoded by the coding sequence ATGAAACAACAACTACTTTTACTAGAGGATGTTGATGGTTTAGGTCGTAGTGGCGATATTGTAACCGCACGTCCTGGTTATGTCCGGAACTATCTTTTGCCTCAGAAGAAAGCTATCATAGCAGGAGCTGGAACTTTGCGCTTACAAGCAAAGCTAAAAGAAGAACGGTTGCTTCGTGCTGCAGAGGATAGAGCAGAGTCTGAAAAATTAGCAGAGCTTCTCAAGGATCTCGTGCTTGAGTTTCAGGTTCGTGTAGATCCCGATAACAATATGTATGGTTCTGTCACAATTAGTGATATTATTGCTGAGGCAGCTAAGAAAAATGTTATTCTTACACGTAAGAATTTCCCAAACGCTCATTATGCGATTAAAAATCTCGGAAAGAAAAGCGTGCCTTTAAAATTAAAAGAAGGTGTTACCGCAACTTTGTTTGTTGAAGTATCTTCCGAAAGCGCATATATTGCCGTTCTTAATCAACAGTCGTCTCAAGAACAGACGGTTGCTGCTGAAGAGTTGGAGTAG
- the ispE gene encoding 4-(cytidine 5'-diphospho)-2-C-methyl-D-erythritol kinase, with the protein MDLFSPAKLNLFLKLHGKTSHGFHEMTTQYQVIDFGDNLYLESSNEDSLVCNLPELNTPQNLIWKSLQVFRDYTQIRSPVAWRLHKRIPIGAGVGGGSSNAATALYALNEHFQTQLPNSVLQELGKKIGMDVPLFFSSGSAIGVGCGEKILPYKDCKREERFVLYFSDQGVLTKDAFSYVRSEDFSQREENISLYKKENDLEKSVFRFRRDLEEKKQMLKKMWSPFHAHVCMSGAGATLFVSYPRKLEIDPSIAKAIHATIQNSQGVLVNSLRKHSGWFPCPDNLFATTR; encoded by the coding sequence ATGGATCTTTTTTCTCCAGCAAAACTGAATCTTTTTTTAAAGCTTCACGGAAAAACTTCTCATGGTTTTCATGAGATGACCACTCAGTATCAAGTCATTGACTTCGGAGACAATCTTTATTTAGAGAGTAGTAATGAAGACTCTCTTGTATGTAATCTCCCAGAATTAAATACCCCACAGAATCTCATATGGAAAAGTCTTCAGGTTTTCAGAGACTATACACAGATACGTAGTCCTGTAGCTTGGCGGTTACATAAGCGAATCCCTATCGGAGCTGGTGTGGGAGGCGGTAGCAGCAACGCTGCAACAGCCCTTTATGCTTTAAACGAGCATTTTCAAACACAACTACCCAATAGTGTTCTTCAGGAATTAGGAAAAAAAATTGGTATGGACGTGCCTCTGTTTTTTTCTTCAGGGTCCGCTATAGGAGTAGGATGTGGTGAGAAAATCCTTCCTTATAAAGACTGCAAAAGAGAAGAGAGATTCGTACTATATTTTTCTGATCAAGGAGTCCTTACTAAAGATGCCTTTTCTTACGTACGTTCCGAAGACTTCTCTCAAAGGGAAGAAAATATCTCTTTATACAAAAAAGAAAATGATTTAGAGAAGTCTGTATTTCGTTTCCGTCGGGATCTGGAAGAGAAAAAACAAATGCTAAAAAAGATGTGGAGTCCTTTTCATGCTCATGTCTGTATGTCCGGAGCTGGGGCAACTTTATTTGTAAGCTATCCCAGGAAACTGGAAATAGATCCTTCCATTGCCAAAGCTATTCACGCAACTATCCAAAATAGTCAAGGTGTGCTTGTAAATAGCCTACGCAAACACAGCGGGTGGTTCCCGTGTCCCGATAATTTATTTGCAACAACAAGATAA
- the rbp7 gene encoding reticulate body protein Rbp-7 encodes MSHTITLLTTDSNTEEIKKALQRITSASSCVLGFSHEQGKDDQSYEVCQAESTLSVEASKIASIAEGALLSCCCK; translated from the coding sequence ATGTCGCATACAATCACACTATTGACTACCGATAGCAATACTGAAGAAATAAAAAAAGCGCTTCAAAGGATTACTTCTGCATCTTCGTGTGTTCTTGGATTTTCACACGAGCAGGGAAAAGACGATCAATCTTACGAAGTTTGCCAAGCCGAGAGCACTCTTTCTGTAGAAGCCAGTAAGATCGCTTCTATTGCTGAAGGAGCTTTGTTATCTTGTTGTTGCAAATAA